One part of the Rutidosis leptorrhynchoides isolate AG116_Rl617_1_P2 chromosome 1, CSIRO_AGI_Rlap_v1, whole genome shotgun sequence genome encodes these proteins:
- the LOC139859856 gene encoding growth-regulating factor 3-like, with the protein MDFHLHHREDSSSSSSLALPLFSSEPTSSSSTKSSKEMMQGVSGYFSLGQWQELEIQALIYRHMLTGSPIPQQLLHLLLNSSSSNSITNTNSTFYPLSNFPPLYQSTGGGYWGRGGMDLEPGRCRRTDGKKWRCSKDVVVGHKYCDKHVHRGRNRSRKPVEVPTPTTTANHSSTRGSQPFATLTSGTGGSGHSPFFDQPHLNQRLTNISENDNRSSSGRVLRPFFDDWPRTVQEHEMLATSLSISVPGDTPSDFSLKLSTGNNETGQRGEQIIGERERGPSNWGMLWGTHHAGSMGGPLAEALRSSSTSNTSSPTSVLHQLQRGSTTTSETSYVST; encoded by the exons ATGGACTTTCATCTTCATCACCGtgaagattcttcttcttcttcttcacttgcTCTTCCTCTtttttcttctgaacccacctcttCATCCTCCACTAAATCCTCCA AAGAGATGATGCAAGGAGTAAGTGGTTACTTCAGCTTAGGTCAATGGCAAGAGCTTGAGATTCAGGCTTTAATATACAGACACATGCTAACTGGTTCACCCATTCCTCAACAACTTTTACACCTTTTACTCAACTCATCATCATCTAACTCCATCACAAACACCAACTCTACCTTTTACCCTCTTTCCAACTTCCCACCTT tGTATCAAAGTACAGGAGGAGGGTATTGGGGAAGAGGTGGAATGGATTTAGAACCAGGAAGGTGTAGAAGGACTGATGGTAAAAAATGGAGGTGTTCAAAAGATGTTGTTGTTGGTCATAAATATTGTGATAAACATGTCCACCGTGGCAGAAATCGTTCAAGAAAGCCTGTGGAAGTCCCCACACCAACCACAACTGCCAATCACAGTAGCACACGTGGAAGTCAACCGTTTGCAACGTTGACTAGTGGTACTGGTGGTTCTGGGCACTCTCCATTTTTTGATCAACCTCATCTTAATCAAAG GCTTACAAAT ATATCTGAAAATGACAACAGATCATCAAGTGGTCGAGTTCTTCGACCTTTTTTTGATGATTGGCCAAGAACCGTTCAAGAACACGAAATGCTAGCTACAAGCCTCTCCATTTCTGTGCCAGGAGATACACCTTCTGATTTCTCTTTGAAACTATCAACCGGAAACAATGAAACGGGCCAACGTGGTGAGCAAATCATTGGTGAACGAGAACGTGGCCCATCTAACTGGGGCATGTTATGGGGTACACATCATGCGGGTTCAATGGGTGGGCCTCTTGCTGAGGCATTGAGGTCATCTTCAACGTCTAATACTTCATCACCAACGAGCGTTTTACATCAGTTGCAGCGTGGTTCTACTACTACTTCAGAGACTAGTTATGTCAGCACCTGA